A window of Blautia argi genomic DNA:
GGGCTGAAAAAATTCGGTGCTATGCTAGGTGATGAAGTGGAGGTTGGCTGTGGCTCAGTGCTGAATCCCGGAACCGTAGTGGGAAGCCACAGCAATATTTATCCCCTGTCTTCTGTAAGAGGAGTTGTACCTGCAAACAGTATTTACAAAAAGCAGGGAGATGTTATAGAAAAAAGATAAGCTATGCAGCCTGGGATATCAGATCCCGAAAACTGCATAGCGTACCAGAAATAAAAGAAAGAGGTGCAGAGGATAGAAAAGGTAGAAAAAATATTTCATACTTTTGCCTTTTTGCTGATTGTATAGATTTATAGGAAGAAAGGCAAGGCAGGCAGCAGGCTCCCATAAAAGGGAAAGACAGCCGGCAATGGTTTTTTCCAGAGGATAGGAGTAAAAAAGGTACAAAATCAGAATCAGAACCAATCCTTTCCAGTTGTAATCAGCAGCAAAAACAGCCCCTGCAAGAATCCCGCCTCCTGCGGCAAGCAGCATGAGGACGGGATTTTTCTGTCTGACCATATCCATAATCCAGAGAGTCAGAAAACCTATAAGAAGAGTAAACATCACATTCTGATAGGAAAGCTCCAGTATTTCCCTCCGAAAGCATACATCAAAGGGGAATCTCAGAGATACAGGCAAAAAGGAAAAGTCGCAGAGCGTATTTTTTACGGTTGGAGGTATGGACAAAGCCTTCCACCAGCAGGAAACAGAAAATGGGGAAAGAAATTCGTCCCAGAAAACGAAGAACATGGTCTGCGTGATATAGAGCAAGGGTGGCTTCATAGGAAAAAGCGGAGGAAAGCTGCTGGTTATAGGCGGCGATTGCTCCATTTTCCAGAAAAACTGCTCCAATGTGATCGATTAGCATGGTAAAAAGAGCAATCCATTTCAAGGCGCTTCCTGAAAGACAGGGAGGAAGCAGCGTTTTTTTTGGTATGCCGGGAATAGAGGTTTTATAAAGCATGATGAAATCCTTTCTGTATTTATGGTAATAAAATTCTAAAATTGTATTTATTATAACACAAAACCTTCTTGTATTAAATAAAATACCAGGGTTTTCTTGCAAAGAAAAGAAAATATGTTTATGATAGACTACAGGGATTTCAGAAGAAGTAACATAATTGGATTTTGAACTGAGGTCAATACCGACGTAAAGCGTAGATAATGGGTTAATCTTTAACATGATATCATACCAAAGAATAACCTATGTGACTATTAACCAATGTAGATGTGCTGGAAAGGGGTTATCCCAGGTGTTTCCGATCATCTATAAATCCATAGAAAGAATAAGTGCATAACCATCATTTCTATTGGCTATACACTTATGATATGAGGAAAATAAAAATGAGAGGTTTGGATACAAACGTAAAAAGAATCCGTCATAAAGTATTTAAAGAAATTGCCCCGTGTAGGCTTTGAATCAGAACCGGATACACTGGTGGCAGATATTGAGGCGATTCCTTATCACATTGTGCAGGAACGCGCAACCTACAGAGAAAGTATTTACCGGGAAAGAGCGGTTGCCAGCGAGAGAGTCCGTCTTGCTATGGGTATGTCCCTTCGCCCGGAAAATGCGGCTGTACATATTACAGCAGGCCTGGAAGCAAGCAATATTGATGAGAAGTATTATGAACCGCCTCTGATGCAGGTGATTCCTTCTGCCTGCGATGCCTGTGAGCCAAAGATGTATGAAGTTTCCAATATGTGCAGAGGCTGTGTAGCTCACCCTTGTAAAGAGGTCTGTCCAAAGGGCGCTATCAGCATTGTAAAGGGTAAGTCTGTCATTGACCAGGAAAAATGCATTAAGTGCGGCAAGTGTAAATCCGTATGTCCTTATGATGCCATCGCCAAAAAAGAAAGACCCTGTGCAAGAGCCTGCGGCGTCAATGCTATTGAAAGTGATGAGCTGGGCAGGGCAAAAATTAACAATGAAAAGTGTGTATCCTGCGGTATGTGTATGGTAAGCTGTCCCTTTGGGGCAATTTCTGATAAATCACAGATTTTTCAGCTTGCCCATGCCTTAAAGGAGGGAAAACAGATTATTGCTGAAGTAGCGCCTGCTTTTGTTGGACAGTTCGGACCAGATGTGACTCCCAGAAAGTTAAAGGCAGCGCTGCAGGAACTTGGCTTTGCGGACGTCTATGAGGTAGCCCTTGGCGCAGATATTGGTGCTGTTGCAGAGGCACACCACTATGCGGAAAAAGTAAGCACAGGAGAACTTCCGTTCCTTTTGACCTCCTGTTGTCCTTCCTGGAGCATGCTTGCAAAGAAATTTTTCCCGGATATGATTGAGAACATCTCTCAGGAACTGACTCCAATGGTTGCTACGGCAAGAACCATTAAGCAGCAGTATCCGGATGCCCATGTGGTATTTATCGGTCCCTGCGCTTCCAAAAAGCTGGAAGCTTCCAGAAAATCTGTGCGAAGTGATGTGGATTTTGTCATTACTTTTGAGGAACTGGCAGGTATGTTCGATGCAAAAGGCATTAATCCGGCAGAATGTGAAGGAGAAAGCTCTTTCCACAATGCGACTGCGGCGGGCAGAGGCTATGCGGTTGCAGGAGGCGTGGCAAGTGCAGTAGAGGATTGTCTGCATGCATATTATCCTGATGTAGAGGTTCATATTGAACATGCAGAAGGGCTTGCAGAATGTAAAAAGATTCTGACCATGGCAAAAGCCGGTAAACTAAAGGGCTGTATGATTGAAGGTATGGGCTGTCCCGGAGGCTGTATGGCAGGGGCAGGAACCAATGTGCCTCTGGCAAAAGCAGCCGCTGATTTGAAAAAATATAAAAAAGACTCTTCCAGACAGATTCCTGCTGCAGAACTGGCAGAAATACATTTGGATTAAGGAAGTTCCCACATAATAAGAGAAGAACTACAGGTTTTTGGAAAAGCCTGTGGTTCTTTTTTCTATATTCTTAAGAAAAACTTTAAAAATCTCCCCCTGTTCTCTTTAAATCTCTTTTTTATGATAAAGATAACTTAAGAGAAAGACAAAAGGGGGAAGACTTATGAAGATATTAATTACAACAGACTGGTATAAGCCGATTATTAACGGAGTCGTGACTTCTGTTTTGAATTTAAAAAAGGAATTGGAAGAAAGGGGA
This region includes:
- a CDS encoding TraX family protein, with protein sequence MKWIALFTMLIDHIGAVFLENGAIAAYNQQLSSAFSYEATLALYHADHVLRFLGRISFPIFCFLLVEGFVHTSNRKKYALRLFLFACISEIPL
- a CDS encoding TraX family protein, producing MFTLLIGFLTLWIMDMVRQKNPVLMLLAAGGGILAGAVFAADYNWKGLVLILILYLFYSYPLEKTIAGCLSLLWEPAACLAFLPINLYNQQKGKSMKYFFYLFYPLHLFLLFLVRYAVFGI